One window of the Triticum dicoccoides isolate Atlit2015 ecotype Zavitan chromosome 3B, WEW_v2.0, whole genome shotgun sequence genome contains the following:
- the LOC119276831 gene encoding casein kinase 1-like protein HD16, translating to MPVLRSAARRAREAQENPAAAAAAAAEAPVVPPAARRRRAARRQEAGGVREAAAAAEEIAPAEDSSERAGEEPMDDQDSADKQAGEDASPIPETVQVANSPRYKVERKLGKGGFGQVYVGRRISANAPGAVEVALKFEHKNSKGCNHGPPYEWQVYDILGGIHGVPRVHYKGRQGDYFIMVMDMLGLSLWDACSNNSHTMSVEMVACIAIEAISILEKVHSKGYVHGDVKPENFLLGPPGTPEEKKLFLVDLGLATKWKDRSTGHHVEYDQRPDIFRGTVRYASVHAHLGRIGSRRDDLESLAYTLVFLLRGRLPWQGYQGENKGFLVCKKKMCTSPESLCSFCPQPFKEFVEYVVNLKFDEEPNYAKCISLFDSIVGPNPDIRPINTDGAQKLIHQVGQKRGRISLEGETDEQPKKKIRMGMPATQWISVYNARRPMKQRYHYNVADSRLVQHIDKGNEDGLFISCISSCANLWALIMDAGTGFSSQVYELSPHFLHKEWIMDQWDRNYYITALAGANNGSSLVVMSKGTLYTQQSYKVSDTFPFKWINKKWRDGFYVTSMATAGNKWAIVMSRNAGFSEQVVELDFLYPSEGVHKRWDSGYRITAVAATWDQTALILSVPRRKPTDETQETLRTSAFPSQHVKEKWSKNLYLASVCYGRTVS from the exons ATGCCTGTGCTGCGTAGTGCGGCTCGGAGGGCCCGTGAGGCGCAGGagaatccggcggcggcggcggcggcggcggcggaagcacCGGTTGTGCCACCGGCGGCGAGGAGGCGCAGGGCGGCGAGAAGGCAGGAGGCGGGAGGCGTTCGTGAGgccgccgcggcggcggaggagatcgCGCCCGCGGAGGACTCGAGTGAACGCGCCGGTGAGGAGCCGATGGATGACCAGGACAGCGCCGACAAACAGGCCGGCGAGGATGCCTCTCCAATCCCTGAGACG GTCCAGGTGGCCAATTCACCTAGGTATAAAGTTGAAAGGAAGCTTGGGAAAGGAGGATTTGGCCAAGTATACGTTGGCCGCCGCATTTCAGCTAATGCTCCAGGCGCAGTTGAG GTGGCGTTAAAGTTTGAGCATAAGAACAGCAAAggatgtaaccatgggcctccttatgagtggcaggtTTACGA TATCCTCGGTGGCATTCACGGGGTTCCTCGAGTCCACTACAAAGGGCGCCAAGGGGATTACTTCATTATG GTTATGGATATGCTCGGTCTCAGTCTGTGGGATGCATGTAGTAATAATTCCCACAC AATGTCAGTTGAGATGGTTGCTTGCATTGCTATCGAAGCTATCTCCATACTTGAGAAAGTGCACTCAAAAGG ATATGTCCACGGGGATGTGAAACCCGAGAATTTCTTGCTAGGACCCCCTGGAACTCCTGAAGAGAAAAAACTGTTTCTCGTCGACCTTGGCTTAG CTACTAAGTGGAAGGATAGATCGACAGGCCATCATGTTGAGTATGACCAGCGACCTGATATTTTCAG GGGAACAGTTCGTTATGCTAGTGTTCATGCACATCTTGGGAGGATAGGCAGCAGGAGGGATGATTTAGAATCTCTAGCTTATACACTAGTCTTTCTTCTACGGGGACGTCTACCTTGGCAAGGCTACCAG GGTGAAAACAAGGGTTTtcttgtttgcaaaaagaaaatgtGCACCTCTCCTGAATCTCTCTGTAGCTTCTGCCCTCAGCCCTTTAAGGAGTTTGTAGAATATGTGGTCAACTTGAAGTTTGATGAAGAACCCAACTATGCCAAGTGTATCTCCCTTTTTGATAGTATAGTGGGCCCAAATCCAGATATCAGGCCAATTAACACAGATGGTGCTCAGAAG CTTATACACCAAGTTGGCCAAAAGAGAGGGCGTATATCGTTGGAAGGAGAGACAGATGAGCAACCAAAGAAGAAGATCAGGATGGGAATGCCTGCAACACAGTGGATAAGTGTTTATAATGCAAGGCGGCCTATGAAACAAAG GTACCACTACAATGTTGCAGATTCAAGGCTTGTACAACACATTGACAAAGGGAATGAAGATGGACTGTTTATTAGTTGCATATCATCTTGTGCGAATCTGTGGGCACTAATCATGGATGCTGGCACTGGGTTCTCTTCTCAAGTTTATGAACTTTCACCACATTTCCTTCACAAA GAATGGATAATGGACCAATGGGATAGGAACTACTATATAACTGCACTTGCTGGAGCAAACAATGGGAGTTCCCTGGTAGTGATGTCTAAAG GAACACTGTATACTCAGCAGTCCTACAAAGTAAGTGATACCTTTCCCTTCAAGTGGATAAACAAGAAATGGCGTGATGGTTTCTATGTGACTTCCATGGCAACTGCTGGGAATAAATGGGCGATTGTTATGTCCCGCAATGCAGGGTTTTCGGAACAG GTTGTTGAGCTGGACTTCTTGTACCCTAGTGAGGGAGTCCATAAGAGGTGGGATAGTGGTTACCGAATAACAGCAGTTGCTGCGACTTGGGATCAGACTGCATTGATCTTAAGTGTACCAAGAAGGAAGCCTACTGATGAAACTCAAGAGACCCTGAGAACATCTGCTTTCCCCAGTCAGCATGTGAAG GAGAAATGGTCCAAGAATCTCTACCTTGCTTCAGTATGTTATGGGCGTACCGTATCGTAG